TCGCAGATCCTGCACAGCTTCGCGACCAGCATGAGCGTGCCGGCGATCGCCGCGCTCAGCCTCGCCGTCGTCGGGCGGCGCGAGATCGGCGAGCGGATGGGGCGCAACGCCCGCTGGGGCTCGATCGGCAATGCGCTCGCGGCGGCGGCGATGGGCTGGATTGGCTACACCCTTTCCTATCGCGCGGTGTTCGTGCTTGCCGCCGTGCTTGCGGTGCCGGCGATTGCCGCCCTTCGTTTCTTGCCGCCGGCAACGCCACGCCATGAGCATCACGCCCATCGCGCCCAACGCCTGCCGCTTGGCGCGCTGTTCCGCCATCGCGGACTGATCGTGTATGCCGGCTGTGCGCTGTTTTTTCAGCTCGCCAATGCCGCCATGCTGCCCCTGGTTGCGGCCGAGATGACCAAGCGGAGCGGCACCAGGGCGACCCTGATCATCGCGGTCGCGATCGTCGTGCCGCAGGTTGTCGTCGCCGTATTTTCGCCGCTGATCGGGCGGCTGGCCGGCGTCACCGGGCGCAGGATTCTGTTGGTGGTCGGTTTTCTCGCCTTGCCGGCACGCGCCCTCGCGTTCGCCGTGACCGCGACGCCGGCCCTAGTCTTGGTCCTGCAAGTCTTGGATGGCGTGGCGGGCGCGGTGTTTGGCGTGCTGACGCCGCTGATTGCCGCCGATATCAGCGGCGATTCGGGGCGGTTCAACCTTGCGCTGGGGATCATCGGTCTTGCCGGCGGGATTGGCGCTGCGATCAGCACGACGTTGGCCGGGGTGATGAGCGACCAATGGGGCACGGCTTATGCGTTTTTCGGCCTTGCTGGCGCCGGCGCGGCGGCGACGCTGACGGCAGCCCTCGCCATGCCCGAAACCTCACCCAAGCCCACCAAATAAAAGTTTTTTGGTTCTTTTTTTCAAAAAAGAACATTCTTTCTTGCCTCTGGGCTTTCGAGCCCGACCGGGCCAGAATGAGCGCGACAATCTGCTGCGAAGGGAGAGGGTACATGTCGGGACGAAAGGTCATCATCACGTGCGCGGTTACCGGGGCGATCCACACGCCCTCGATGTCGCCGCATTTGCCGGTGACGCCGGACGAGATCGCGTCCGCCGCGATCGCCGCCGCCGAAGCCGGGGCCGCGATCGTTCATCTCCATGCCCGCGATCCCAAAACCGGCAAGCCTGACCAGAGCCCCGAAGCCTTCGCCGCTTTTTTGCCGCGGATCAAACAGGCGACCGATGCGGTGATCAATCTCACCAGCGGCGGCGCGCCCAACATGCTGATCAAGGAGCGCATCCAGCCCTCGTTGACTTTCAAGCCGGAGGTCGCCTCGCTCAACATGGGCTCGATGAATTTCGGGCTGTTTCCGATGCTCGAGCGGTTCAAGACGTTCAAGCATGACTGGGAGCGCCAGCATCTTGAGGGTTCGCGCGATCTGATCTTCCGCAACACCTTCGCCGATATCGAGTTCGCGCTCAAAAGCCTGTCCGAAAGCGGCACGCGATTCGAGTTCGAATGCTACGATGTCGGGCATCTCTATAATCTCGCGCATTTTCTCGACCGCAAGCTGGTGACGCCGCCTTTGTTCGTGCAAACCGTGTTCGGCATCTTGGGCGGCATCGGCCCGCACCCGGAAGACGTCATGCACATGAAGCGCACCGCCGACCGGCTGTTCGGCTCGCATTATCGCTGGTCGGTGCTCGGCGCCGGGCGCAACCAGTTGCCGATCGCGGCGATGGCGGCGGCGATGGGGGCGAATGTGCGTGTTGGGCTCGAGGATAGTCTCTGGATCGGGCCCGGCCAGCTCGCCGAAAGCAACGCCCAGCAGGTCAAACGGGCGCGCCAGATCCTCGAGGGGCTGGGTCTCGCGATCGCGACCCCGGCGGAAGCGCGGGAAATCCTCGCCCTCAAAGGCGGCGACAAAGTCGCTTTTTGAGGGGCGATGACGCGCGGCGCCCGGCGCCATGGATTGACGTTGGGGCGGCAACCGCGCACATCTCGCGGGCCAGACGGTCGGACGGCCGCCGGCGGTGACGCTGGAGGAAAGTCCGGGCTCCACGGGAATACGGTGCCGGCTAACGGCCGGCGGGGGCGACCCCAGGGAAAGTGCCACAGAAAGGAAACCGTCCGGCTTTGGCGTTCGCGCCCGCCGGACAAGGGTGAAAGGGTGCGGCAAGAGCGCACCGCGCCCGCGGCAACGCGGGTGGCAGGGTAAACCCCACCGGGAGCAAGACCGAATAGGGGCGGCCGGCGGCGGCGGCAACGCCGCATGCCAGGGGCATTCCCGCCCCGCTGCCCGGGTTGGTCGCACGAGGCGCAACGCGAGTTGCGTCCCAGAGGAATGGCCGTCCCGCGCCGCTCGGCGCGGACAGAACCCGGCTTATAGACCGTCTGGCGCTTTTATTTTTTCTCGACGCTAGAGCGCGATCGGTTTAAGTCGATCACGCTCTAGACCTATTTTGGCGAGCAAGTTGGCCGGTTTTGATTGAACAGGATGGTTCAGTCAAAACCTACCTTGCTCTAGGCGCGGCGTGATAGGATTTCCCGAGAAAGAGCGGGATCGCCGCCGCCGCCCGCCCGGCATGGCGCAGCACCAGCGGCGCGAGCGGGGTGATCGTTGCGAAATCTGCGCCGATCTGCGCTTCGATCCGCGCGAGATCCATCCCGGGCGCGACGATCAGCACATCCGTCCCGGCGGCGGCGGTGGTTGCGCCATTGATGCCATATTGCCTGGGGTCGGGGCCGAGACAAATCACCCGCGCAGCGCCCGCCAGGGCGTAATCGAGCTTGCCGGCATCCTGCCAGCGCAGCACCGCGATCACCGGCGGCGGCGGGCCGAGCAGGCGGCGTTGCGCGAGATCGTCGCGGAGCGAGGTCCAATCGACCGCTTGCAGATCGGGATCGGCGCCACGCTCGAGCGCGGGAAACACATGTGGCAGCCAGTCAAACCGCACCTCGCTCCCGACCAGCGTAAGCCCGATCAGCATCACACCGGCCGAGAGCGCAAGCCAGACCCTGACCCCGCGTTCGCCCGCCCGCAGGCGTCTCGCGACCGCGCGGCCGAGCAAGGGCAGCAAAAACAGGTAGCCCGGCGCCACCCAGTGGAACAAAACCTTCTGCCGTGCCCAAAGCGCGACCGCCGCGAACAGCAGGATCGGCGGCGCGGCGAGCGCAAGCAGCAGCCAGCCGCGCCATTCGCGCGGGCCGCGCCGCGCCGCGCCGGCGGCGCACACCAGCAAGGGGAGCCAAATCCAGGGCAGCAAAAACAGCGCCTCGCCGCCGAGCACCGTAAGCGGCGCCAGCGGATGCCAGACGCCGCCGAGCGCCCGCCCCCCCTGGAACGCGAATGACGCCCAGCCATGCGCCGCGTTCCAGAGCAGCACCGGGGAAAACACGAGGAGGGCGAGGGCGAGGGCGGCATAGACCGGCCAGCGCCGGAGCGCCGCCCGCCCCGGCGCGGTGGTTGCGAGAAAAAACGCCGCCCCCGTGAGGGTGAGCACGGCGGAATATTTGGCATCGAGCGCAAGGCCGGCGGCGGCGCCGCTCGCCAGCCACCAGCGGGCGCGGCCGTCCTCCCAGGCGCGCACCAAGGCAAGGGCTGCGGCGAGAAGAGCGGCATCGAGCGGACCATCAGGCAGCACCCAGCCGCCGCTGGCGACGCCGAATACCGGCGCGAGGTTGAACAGCACCGCCGTCCAGAACGCCGCCTCGGCGTCGAAAAGCCGGGTCGTGAGCCGGATCAGGAGCCAAGTCGAGACCGCGAACAGGAGAATGAACGGCAGGCGGAGCAAAACCGGGCTCGCGCCCGCGCCGAAGATCTGCTCGGTGCCCCAGGTCAGCCACCAGGCGAGCGGCGGATGATCGAAATAGCCGAGCCGCCATTGCCGCCCGGCGGCAACCATATAGCTTTCATCGACACCAAGCCCGAGCGCCCAGCCGAAGGCGAGGCGAAGCAAACATGTCACGAGAATGAGGAGAAGCGCGGCCGGCACGGGCG
This portion of the Acidibrevibacterium fodinaquatile genome encodes:
- a CDS encoding BKACE family enzyme, producing MSGRKVIITCAVTGAIHTPSMSPHLPVTPDEIASAAIAAAEAGAAIVHLHARDPKTGKPDQSPEAFAAFLPRIKQATDAVINLTSGGAPNMLIKERIQPSLTFKPEVASLNMGSMNFGLFPMLERFKTFKHDWERQHLEGSRDLIFRNTFADIEFALKSLSESGTRFEFECYDVGHLYNLAHFLDRKLVTPPLFVQTVFGILGGIGPHPEDVMHMKRTADRLFGSHYRWSVLGAGRNQLPIAAMAAAMGANVRVGLEDSLWIGPGQLAESNAQQVKRARQILEGLGLAIATPAEAREILALKGGDKVAF
- a CDS encoding glycosyltransferase family 39 protein, translated to MSGVEVGIGRKVWASPLHAVMAPVPAALLLILVTCLLRLAFGWALGLGVDESYMVAAGRQWRLGYFDHPPLAWWLTWGTEQIFGAGASPVLLRLPFILLFAVSTWLLIRLTTRLFDAEAAFWTAVLFNLAPVFGVASGGWVLPDGPLDAALLAAALALVRAWEDGRARWWLASGAAAGLALDAKYSAVLTLTGAAFFLATTAPGRAALRRWPVYAALALALLVFSPVLLWNAAHGWASFAFQGGRALGGVWHPLAPLTVLGGEALFLLPWIWLPLLVCAAGAARRGPREWRGWLLLALAAPPILLFAAVALWARQKVLFHWVAPGYLFLLPLLGRAVARRLRAGERGVRVWLALSAGVMLIGLTLVGSEVRFDWLPHVFPALERGADPDLQAVDWTSLRDDLAQRRLLGPPPPVIAVLRWQDAGKLDYALAGAARVICLGPDPRQYGINGATTAAAGTDVLIVAPGMDLARIEAQIGADFATITPLAPLVLRHAGRAAAAIPLFLGKSYHAAPRAR
- a CDS encoding MFS transporter is translated as MTHREMAAARPFSRHGAAARGRALDLINFLQAAVQSGFGPFISVYLTAAHWTQKDIGFALSVGTIALMASQVPAGALIDAMRSRRFALALATVGLLLGAAMMAVAPTLPMVLASQILHSFATSMSVPAIAALSLAVVGRREIGERMGRNARWGSIGNALAAAAMGWIGYTLSYRAVFVLAAVLAVPAIAALRFLPPATPRHEHHAHRAQRLPLGALFRHRGLIVYAGCALFFQLANAAMLPLVAAEMTKRSGTRATLIIAVAIVVPQVVVAVFSPLIGRLAGVTGRRILLVVGFLALPARALAFAVTATPALVLVLQVLDGVAGAVFGVLTPLIAADISGDSGRFNLALGIIGLAGGIGAAISTTLAGVMSDQWGTAYAFFGLAGAGAAATLTAALAMPETSPKPTK